From the Serratia nematodiphila DZ0503SBS1 genome, one window contains:
- a CDS encoding PLP-dependent aminotransferase family protein — translation MRSLSGDLLLQRLGEQPDDKLHKRLYNAIRTSILDGSLPPSSRLPASRDLAQELSLSRNTVLTVYEQLLAEGYVSARAGSGTFVADTVPDSCLSTGGAPADGSGQPRRVELSERGATLLHHASASPKQWGAFIPGVPDVNAFPHQLFSKIQARLSRRPTPQRLTYSNQGGSPELQHALVEYLRVARSVRCSPEQILITEGIHQAIDLVTRMLCNPGDDAWIEEPGYWGIRNILRINALNICPLAVDEAGLVPPEQPVNPPRLIFVTPSHQYPLGSVMSLARRQRLLALARNAGGWIVEDDYDSEFRFSGQPIPALQGLEADAPVIYIGTFSKTLYPALRLGYVVLPPPLVQALKTAHAELYRGGHLLIQSALAEFIQAGHYTAHIRRMRLLYARRRAFLTGLIEQHLGKQALSEFNSNAGLHLILNLPDEADDVAIAAAAGARGVLVRPLSRYYMLPNRRRGLLMGFACVPEEQMAAAFTQLLACINICK, via the coding sequence TTGCGCTCATTGAGTGGTGATCTGTTGCTGCAGCGCCTCGGCGAACAGCCTGATGACAAGCTGCACAAGCGGCTTTACAACGCGATCCGCACCAGCATTCTCGACGGCAGCCTGCCGCCCTCCAGCCGCCTGCCCGCCTCGCGCGACCTGGCGCAGGAGCTCAGCCTGTCCCGCAACACCGTATTAACCGTTTATGAACAACTGTTGGCGGAAGGTTACGTGTCGGCGCGCGCCGGCAGCGGCACCTTCGTCGCCGACACGGTGCCGGACAGCTGCCTGTCCACCGGCGGCGCCCCGGCGGACGGCAGCGGGCAACCGCGGCGCGTCGAGCTGTCGGAGCGCGGCGCCACGCTGCTGCACCACGCCAGCGCCAGCCCCAAACAGTGGGGGGCGTTCATTCCCGGCGTGCCCGACGTCAACGCCTTTCCTCATCAGCTGTTCAGCAAGATCCAGGCGCGCCTCAGCCGCCGCCCGACGCCGCAGCGGCTGACCTACAGCAATCAGGGCGGCAGCCCGGAGCTGCAGCATGCGTTGGTGGAGTATTTGCGGGTGGCGCGCTCGGTACGCTGCTCGCCGGAACAGATCCTGATCACTGAAGGCATCCATCAGGCGATCGATCTGGTGACGCGCATGTTGTGCAATCCGGGGGATGACGCCTGGATCGAAGAGCCGGGCTATTGGGGGATCCGCAATATCCTGCGCATCAATGCGCTGAACATCTGCCCGCTGGCGGTGGACGAAGCCGGGCTGGTGCCGCCGGAGCAGCCGGTCAACCCACCGCGGCTGATCTTTGTCACCCCGTCGCACCAGTATCCGCTCGGCTCGGTGATGAGCCTGGCGCGCCGCCAACGGCTGCTGGCGCTGGCGCGCAACGCCGGCGGTTGGATCGTCGAGGACGACTACGACAGCGAATTCCGCTTTTCCGGCCAGCCGATCCCGGCGTTGCAAGGGCTGGAAGCCGATGCGCCGGTGATCTATATCGGCACCTTCAGCAAAACGCTCTACCCGGCGCTGCGCCTCGGCTATGTGGTGTTGCCGCCACCGCTGGTGCAGGCGCTGAAAACCGCCCATGCCGAGCTGTACCGCGGCGGGCACCTGCTGATCCAGAGCGCGCTGGCGGAGTTTATTCAGGCGGGGCACTACACGGCGCATATCCGCCGCATGCGGTTGCTGTATGCCCGGCGGCGCGCCTTCCTGACCGGATTGATCGAACAGCACCTCGGCAAGCAGGCGCTCAGCGAGTTCAACAGCAACGCCGGCTTGCACCTGATCCTCAACCTGCCGGACGAGGCCGACGACGTGGCGATCGCCGCCGCCGCCGGCGCGCGCGGGGTGCTGGTGCGGCCGCTGTCGCGCTACTACATGCTGCCCAACCGCCGGCGCGGCCTGCTGATGGGCTTTGCCTGCGTGCCGGAAGAGCAAATGGCCGCCGCCTTCACCCAGCTGCTGGCGTGCATCAACATATGCAAGTAG